In Papaver somniferum cultivar HN1 chromosome 1, ASM357369v1, whole genome shotgun sequence, a genomic segment contains:
- the LOC113320840 gene encoding heat shock cognate 70 kDa protein-like isoform X1: MSGKAIGIDLGTTYSCVGVWLPQENRVEIIPDDQGNRTTPSYVAFNETERMIGDAAKNQAAKNPTNSIYDVKRLIGRKIGDSFIQSDIILWPFKVIAGLDKKPMIQVSYKSKDIQFSAEQISAMILTRMRETAEAYLSGIVKNAVITVPAYFNDSQRQATKDAGKIAGLNVLRVINEPTAAGIAYGLDKKASGVGAESLLIFDLGGGTFDVSILTIDQGIFKVKATSGDTHLGGEDFDNRMVYHFLHEFNTKYKKDLSGNPKAVRRLKSSCERAKRDLSSNVRATIEIDALYEGVDFYTSITRAKFEQLNLDLFLKCMEPVEKCLNDAKMDKRSIHEVVLVGGSTRIPKVQSLLQDFFNGKELCKSINPDEAVAHGAALLAAQLNGESNEMAQDFVLLDVTALSLGIETNGGVMDVLISRNTTIPTKAEHVYSTRVDNQSSVLIKVYEGERTSTGDNNLLGQFKLGGIPPAPRGVPQLTVCFDMDENGILNVSATDKSTGNKSMIKITNNKGRLSDADIKRLSSEAEKYNSEDEQHRKSVESRNSFENYAYKMRDKLSISKGKLSAYDNMKVNYAVNKALHWLDSKQLAAIRDVYNEMRELETVCDPIINKLNQQNGVGPSNRARSSIEDVD, from the exons ATGTCTGGAAAAGCAATAGGTATAGATTTAGGAACAACATATTCATGTGTAGGAGTATGGTTGCCACAAGAAAATCGTGTTGAGATCATTCCTGATGATCAAGGAAATCGCACTACTCCTTCTTATGTTGCTTTTAATGAGACTGAACGTATGATTGGTGATGCTGCTAAAAATCAAGCTGCTAAAAATCCTACCAACTCCATTTACG ATGTGAAACGCTTAATTGGTAGAAAAATCGGCGATAGCTTTATTCAGAGTGATATCATATTATGGCCCTTCAAAGTCATTGCTGGCCTAGACAAGAAACCCATGATTCAAGTCAGTTACAAGAGCAAGGATATACAGTTCTCAGCTGAGCAAATCTCAGCCATGATTCTCACTAGGATGCGAGAAACTGCTGAAGCTTATCTAAGTGGAATCGTCAAGAACGCTGTTATTACCGTCCCTGCTTACTTTAATGATTCTCAGCGTCAAGCTACCAAGGATGCTGGTAAAATTGCTGGCCTCAATGTACTTCGAGTCATCAATGAACCAACGGCAGCTGGTATTGCTTATGGTCTTGATAAGAAAGCGTCTGGTGTTGGTGCGGAGAGTCTTCTTATCTTTGATCTTGGTGGTGGTACTTTTGATGTTTCAATACTCACCATTGATCAGGGCATTTTTAAAGTCAAGGCTACATCTGGAGATACACATCTTGGAGGAGAGGATTTTGATAACAGGATGGTGTATCACTTTCTTCATGAGTTCAATACGAAGTACAAGAAGGATCTTAGTGGAAATCCAAAGGCTGTTAGGAGGTTGAAATCATCTTGCGAGAGAGCAAAGAGGGACCTCTCATCAAATGTTCGGGCAACCATTGAAATTGATGCTCTATATGAAGGAGTTGATTTTTATACATCCATTACTCGTGCTAAATTTGAACAGTTGAACTTGGATTTGTTTTTGAAATGTATGGAACCAGTTGAGAAGTGTTTGAATGATGCTAAGATGGACAAGAGAAGTATACACGAAGTTGTCCTCGTTGGTGGATCCACTAGAATCCCAAAGGTTCAGTCTCTATTGCAGGATTTCTTTAACGGGAAGGAACTGTGCAAGAGCATCAACCCTGACGAGGCTGTGGCTCATGGTGCTGCATTGCTAGCTGCTCAATTGAATGGTGAGAGTAATGAGATGGCGCAGGACTTCGTATTGTTGGATGTCACCGCTCtttctcttggtattgagacaAATGGAGGTGTTATGGATGTATTGATCTCAAGGAACACTACCATTCCTACCAAGGCGGAACATGTTTACAGTACCCGTGTGGACAATCAAAGTAGTGTGTTGATTAAGGTGTACGAGGGTGAGAGAACTAGTACTGGAGACAATAACTTGCTGGGTCAGTTCAAGTTAGGAGGAATTCCTCCAGCACCTCGTGGAGTTCCTCAGTTAACAGTATGTTTTGATATGGATGAAAACGGTATATTGAATGTATCTGCCACGGACAAGTCAACAGGGAACAAAAGTATGATCAAAATTACAAATAACAAAGGGAGGTTGTCTGATGCAGATATTAAAAGGTTGAGTAGTGAGGCCGAGAAGTACAATTCAGAAGATGAACAACATAGGAAGAGCGTGGAATCAAGGAACTCCTTTGAGAATTACGCATACAAGATGAGGGATAAGCTTAGTATCAGCAAAGGTAAGCTATCAGCATATGATAACATGAAGGTGAATTATGCAGTCAACAAAGCCCTTCATTGGTTAGATAGCAAACAACTAGCTGCCATAAGGGATGTTTACAATGAGATGAGGGAGTTAGAGACTGTATGCGATCCTATCATTAATAAGCTGAACCAGCAGAATGGTGTAGGTCCTTCAAACAGAGCTAGGAGCTCTATCGAGGATGTCGACTGA
- the LOC113320840 gene encoding probable mediator of RNA polymerase II transcription subunit 37c isoform X2, with protein sequence MIQVSYKSKDIQFSAEQISAMILTRMRETAEAYLSGIVKNAVITVPAYFNDSQRQATKDAGKIAGLNVLRVINEPTAAGIAYGLDKKASGVGAESLLIFDLGGGTFDVSILTIDQGIFKVKATSGDTHLGGEDFDNRMVYHFLHEFNTKYKKDLSGNPKAVRRLKSSCERAKRDLSSNVRATIEIDALYEGVDFYTSITRAKFEQLNLDLFLKCMEPVEKCLNDAKMDKRSIHEVVLVGGSTRIPKVQSLLQDFFNGKELCKSINPDEAVAHGAALLAAQLNGESNEMAQDFVLLDVTALSLGIETNGGVMDVLISRNTTIPTKAEHVYSTRVDNQSSVLIKVYEGERTSTGDNNLLGQFKLGGIPPAPRGVPQLTVCFDMDENGILNVSATDKSTGNKSMIKITNNKGRLSDADIKRLSSEAEKYNSEDEQHRKSVESRNSFENYAYKMRDKLSISKGKLSAYDNMKVNYAVNKALHWLDSKQLAAIRDVYNEMRELETVCDPIINKLNQQNGVGPSNRARSSIEDVD encoded by the coding sequence ATGATTCAAGTCAGTTACAAGAGCAAGGATATACAGTTCTCAGCTGAGCAAATCTCAGCCATGATTCTCACTAGGATGCGAGAAACTGCTGAAGCTTATCTAAGTGGAATCGTCAAGAACGCTGTTATTACCGTCCCTGCTTACTTTAATGATTCTCAGCGTCAAGCTACCAAGGATGCTGGTAAAATTGCTGGCCTCAATGTACTTCGAGTCATCAATGAACCAACGGCAGCTGGTATTGCTTATGGTCTTGATAAGAAAGCGTCTGGTGTTGGTGCGGAGAGTCTTCTTATCTTTGATCTTGGTGGTGGTACTTTTGATGTTTCAATACTCACCATTGATCAGGGCATTTTTAAAGTCAAGGCTACATCTGGAGATACACATCTTGGAGGAGAGGATTTTGATAACAGGATGGTGTATCACTTTCTTCATGAGTTCAATACGAAGTACAAGAAGGATCTTAGTGGAAATCCAAAGGCTGTTAGGAGGTTGAAATCATCTTGCGAGAGAGCAAAGAGGGACCTCTCATCAAATGTTCGGGCAACCATTGAAATTGATGCTCTATATGAAGGAGTTGATTTTTATACATCCATTACTCGTGCTAAATTTGAACAGTTGAACTTGGATTTGTTTTTGAAATGTATGGAACCAGTTGAGAAGTGTTTGAATGATGCTAAGATGGACAAGAGAAGTATACACGAAGTTGTCCTCGTTGGTGGATCCACTAGAATCCCAAAGGTTCAGTCTCTATTGCAGGATTTCTTTAACGGGAAGGAACTGTGCAAGAGCATCAACCCTGACGAGGCTGTGGCTCATGGTGCTGCATTGCTAGCTGCTCAATTGAATGGTGAGAGTAATGAGATGGCGCAGGACTTCGTATTGTTGGATGTCACCGCTCtttctcttggtattgagacaAATGGAGGTGTTATGGATGTATTGATCTCAAGGAACACTACCATTCCTACCAAGGCGGAACATGTTTACAGTACCCGTGTGGACAATCAAAGTAGTGTGTTGATTAAGGTGTACGAGGGTGAGAGAACTAGTACTGGAGACAATAACTTGCTGGGTCAGTTCAAGTTAGGAGGAATTCCTCCAGCACCTCGTGGAGTTCCTCAGTTAACAGTATGTTTTGATATGGATGAAAACGGTATATTGAATGTATCTGCCACGGACAAGTCAACAGGGAACAAAAGTATGATCAAAATTACAAATAACAAAGGGAGGTTGTCTGATGCAGATATTAAAAGGTTGAGTAGTGAGGCCGAGAAGTACAATTCAGAAGATGAACAACATAGGAAGAGCGTGGAATCAAGGAACTCCTTTGAGAATTACGCATACAAGATGAGGGATAAGCTTAGTATCAGCAAAGGTAAGCTATCAGCATATGATAACATGAAGGTGAATTATGCAGTCAACAAAGCCCTTCATTGGTTAGATAGCAAACAACTAGCTGCCATAAGGGATGTTTACAATGAGATGAGGGAGTTAGAGACTGTATGCGATCCTATCATTAATAAGCTGAACCAGCAGAATGGTGTAGGTCCTTCAAACAGAGCTAGGAGCTCTATCGAGGATGTCGACTGA